Proteins encoded together in one Streptomyces sp. NBC_01216 window:
- a CDS encoding pyridoxal phosphate-dependent aminotransferase gives MEFRQSSKLSEVCYEIRGPVIEHANALEEAGHSVLRLNTGNPALFGFEAPEEIVQDMIRMLPKAHGYTDSRGILSARRAVAQRYQAQGLPDVDVDDVFLGNGVSELVSMAVQALLEDGDEILIPAPDFPLWTAATTLAGGRAVHYLCDESAEWYPDLDDMASKITDRTRAVVIINPNNPTGAVYPREIVEGVLDLARRHGLMVFADEIYDQILYDDAVHHTAAALAPDLVVLTFSGLSKTYRVAGFRSGWLVVSGPRQHAKNYLEGLTMLASMRLCPNAPAQYAIQAALGGRQSIHELTAPGGRLYEQRDRAWEKLNEIPGVSCVKPKGALYAFPRLDPKVHPIHDDEKFVLDLLLREKIQVVQGTGFNWPRPDHFRILTLPHADDLDAAVGRIGRFLSGYRQ, from the coding sequence ATGGAGTTCCGGCAGTCGAGCAAGCTGAGCGAGGTCTGCTACGAGATCCGCGGTCCGGTGATCGAGCACGCCAACGCCCTGGAGGAGGCGGGCCACAGCGTCCTGCGCCTCAACACCGGCAACCCGGCGCTCTTCGGCTTCGAGGCCCCCGAGGAGATCGTCCAGGACATGATCCGGATGCTTCCGAAGGCACACGGCTACACCGACTCCCGCGGCATCCTCTCCGCCCGGCGGGCCGTGGCCCAGCGCTATCAGGCGCAGGGGTTGCCGGACGTCGACGTCGACGACGTCTTCCTCGGCAACGGTGTCTCCGAACTGGTCTCGATGGCCGTTCAGGCACTCCTGGAGGACGGCGACGAGATCCTGATCCCCGCCCCCGACTTCCCCCTGTGGACCGCCGCCACCACCCTCGCGGGCGGCAGGGCCGTGCACTACCTCTGCGACGAGTCAGCGGAGTGGTACCCGGACCTCGACGACATGGCGTCGAAGATCACCGACCGGACCCGCGCCGTCGTGATCATCAACCCCAACAACCCGACCGGCGCGGTCTATCCGCGCGAGATCGTCGAGGGCGTTCTCGACCTCGCCCGGCGCCACGGGCTCATGGTCTTCGCCGACGAGATCTACGACCAGATCCTCTACGACGACGCCGTGCACCACACCGCCGCCGCCCTCGCCCCCGACCTGGTCGTCCTCACCTTCTCCGGACTCTCCAAGACCTACCGGGTGGCGGGCTTCCGCTCCGGCTGGCTGGTCGTCAGCGGCCCGCGGCAGCACGCGAAAAACTACCTCGAGGGGCTGACCATGCTGGCCTCGATGCGGCTGTGCCCCAACGCCCCGGCCCAGTACGCCATCCAGGCCGCGCTCGGCGGCCGGCAGTCGATCCACGAGCTGACCGCCCCGGGTGGACGGCTGTACGAGCAGCGCGACCGCGCGTGGGAGAAGCTGAACGAGATCCCCGGCGTGTCCTGCGTGAAGCCCAAGGGCGCGCTGTACGCCTTCCCCAGGCTCGACCCGAAGGTGCACCCGATCCACGACGACGAGAAGTTCGTCCTGGACCTGCTGCTGCGGGAGAAGATCCAGGTGGTGCAGGGCACCGGATTCAACTGGCCGCGCCCGGACCACTTCCGCATCCTGACCCTGCCGCACGCCGACGACCTGGACGCGGCCGTCGGGCGCATCGGGCGGTTCCTGAGCGGCTACCGGCAATGA
- a CDS encoding winged helix-turn-helix transcriptional regulator yields MPRRRSYDQYCAAARALDAVGDRWTLLIVRELLAGPRRYTDLHADLPGVSTDMLAGRLKDMEGAGLVTRRRLAPPVPAYVYELTARGTTLLPVLRALAAWGAPALEEPRPTDAVRAHWFALPLLRALDGLAEGVVQVTLPEGGFHVRVGGDSAPEYADGTADAPDAHLRTDMATCRALASGALALSEAVASGRAELTGPTEPTEPAGLRSGHSGSASVAAG; encoded by the coding sequence ATGCCACGCCGCCGAAGCTATGACCAGTACTGCGCCGCCGCCCGCGCCCTCGACGCCGTCGGTGACCGCTGGACGCTGCTGATCGTCCGCGAACTCCTCGCCGGACCACGCCGCTACACCGATCTGCACGCCGATCTGCCGGGTGTCAGCACGGACATGCTGGCCGGACGGCTCAAGGACATGGAGGGCGCCGGACTCGTCACGCGCCGCCGCCTTGCGCCGCCCGTCCCGGCGTACGTGTACGAACTCACCGCGCGCGGCACCACGCTGCTGCCCGTGCTGCGGGCCCTCGCCGCCTGGGGGGCGCCCGCCCTGGAGGAACCCCGGCCGACCGATGCCGTCCGCGCGCACTGGTTCGCCCTGCCGCTGCTGCGCGCACTGGACGGGCTCGCCGAGGGCGTCGTCCAGGTGACGTTGCCGGAGGGCGGGTTCCACGTACGGGTCGGCGGCGACTCCGCTCCGGAGTACGCCGATGGGACGGCCGACGCCCCGGACGCGCACCTGCGGACGGACATGGCGACCTGCCGCGCCCTGGCGAGCGGCGCACTCGCACTCTCCGAGGCCGTCGCGAGCGGCCGAGCCGAACTGACCGGACCGACCGAACCGACCGAGCCGGCCGGCCTCCGGTCGGGGCACTCGGGAAGCGCATCCGTCGCCGCCGGGTGA
- a CDS encoding uridine kinase has translation MGRVRFLPTTWEKLTDAVAAHVDGTTSGDGGEWLKVGVDGAPAAHTGEFVRRLADALRLRGRSVLVVGTGGFLRPASLRFEYGRRDPDAYYDGWFDTGALWREVLGPLGPGGTGRVLPDLWDPDTDRATRSPYVPLPPGGVLLLHGPFLLGRWFPFDLTVHLRLSPGALARRTEEPWTLPAFARYEDEVGPADSADLVVRADDPRHPAWSGLPGGAPAS, from the coding sequence ATGGGCCGGGTGCGATTCCTGCCGACCACCTGGGAGAAGCTGACCGACGCCGTCGCGGCGCATGTCGACGGGACGACCTCAGGTGACGGCGGCGAGTGGCTCAAGGTGGGCGTGGACGGCGCACCCGCCGCGCACACCGGGGAGTTCGTCCGGCGGCTGGCCGACGCGCTGCGGCTGCGCGGGCGTTCCGTGCTCGTGGTGGGTACCGGCGGCTTCCTGCGCCCGGCGTCGCTGCGCTTCGAGTACGGCAGGCGGGACCCGGACGCCTACTACGACGGCTGGTTCGACACCGGGGCGCTCTGGCGCGAGGTGCTGGGCCCTTTGGGGCCCGGCGGCACCGGGCGCGTCCTGCCCGACCTGTGGGACCCCGACACGGACCGGGCGACCCGCAGCCCGTACGTGCCGCTGCCGCCGGGGGGAGTCCTGCTCCTGCACGGTCCGTTCCTGCTCGGCCGCTGGTTCCCCTTCGACCTGACCGTGCACCTGCGGCTGTCACCCGGCGCCCTCGCCCGGCGTACCGAAGAGCCCTGGACGCTGCCCGCCTTCGCGCGGTACGAGGACGAGGTCGGCCCCGCCGACTCCGCCGACCTGGTCGTCCGCGCCGACGACCCGCGCCACCCGGCCTGGAGCGGCCTGCCCGGCGGTGCCCCGGCCTCCTGA
- a CDS encoding carbohydrate kinase family protein — translation MTALLVVGDVVTDVIARHRTPLTPATDTTAEIRTLPGGAGANAACWAARSGCPDVRLLGRTGSDAADWHDRELRRAGVLPLLVTDPQAATATVIALVDPSSERTFLTDSGAALRLSPTDWSSALLNGVAHLHLSGYLFFAEPSRTTARLALRQAREAGITVSVDPASAGFLSERGADRFLAAVAGADVLFPNADEARLLTGRSGPAGAAGELSRAFPLVAVTLGGEGALVAERGEVTARVTAPAVRPVDSTGAGDAFTGAFLAARLAGAGPAKAAEAGCRAGAEAVTVVGGRPPGSGGGRAGSSRRREL, via the coding sequence GTGACGGCGCTGCTGGTCGTCGGGGACGTGGTCACCGACGTGATCGCACGGCACAGGACCCCGCTCACGCCCGCGACGGACACGACGGCCGAGATCCGTACCCTGCCGGGCGGCGCCGGGGCCAACGCGGCCTGCTGGGCCGCCCGGTCGGGGTGCCCGGACGTGCGGCTGCTCGGGCGGACCGGCAGCGACGCGGCGGACTGGCATGACCGGGAGCTGCGCCGGGCCGGGGTGCTGCCGCTGCTGGTCACGGACCCGCAGGCCGCCACCGCGACGGTGATCGCGCTGGTCGACCCGAGTTCGGAGCGGACCTTCCTGACCGACAGCGGCGCCGCCCTCCGCCTCTCCCCCACCGACTGGTCGTCCGCCCTGCTCAACGGGGTCGCCCATCTACACCTGTCCGGATACCTCTTCTTCGCCGAGCCGAGCCGGACGACGGCCCGGCTCGCGCTGAGGCAGGCGCGGGAGGCGGGCATCACCGTGAGCGTGGATCCGGCGTCGGCGGGATTCCTCTCGGAGCGGGGAGCGGACCGGTTCCTGGCCGCGGTGGCGGGGGCGGACGTGCTGTTCCCCAACGCCGACGAGGCCCGGCTGCTCACCGGCCGGTCCGGACCGGCCGGGGCGGCGGGGGAACTGAGCCGCGCCTTCCCCCTGGTGGCCGTCACCCTGGGCGGGGAGGGGGCACTGGTGGCGGAGCGTGGCGAGGTGACGGCCCGGGTCACGGCGCCGGCGGTGCGCCCGGTCGACTCCACAGGGGCGGGCGACGCCTTCACCGGCGCGTTCCTCGCCGCGCGCCTCGCGGGGGCCGGACCGGCGAAGGCGGCCGAGGCCGGCTGCCGGGCGGGCGCGGAGGCCGTGACCGTGGTGGGCGGCAGACCACCCGGGAGCGGCGGCGGGAGAGCCGGAAGCTCCCGGCGCCGGGAGCTTTGA